The segment GCGCGTATTCTCTAATCAAAAACCAATAGATATTTTAGCTGCAGAGACAAAATTTATTGATGAAATAGGTTTAAAAGAACATTTATCTCCAACAAGAGCTAATGGTCTAGTTTCTATGATAAAACAAATAAAATTGTATGCAATTGCACAACAAACTAAATTAAGTAATTAATTAAAAGTAATGACAGAAATCGAATTAGAAGAAATAGGAGATAAAATTGTAAATGTGTTAAAAACTATTTACGATCCAGAAATCCCAGTAGATATTTACGAGTTAGGTTTAATTTATGATGTTTTTGTTTCGGAAGAAAACACTGCAAAAATATTAATGACACTTACATCTCCGAATTGCCCAGTTGCAGAAAGTTTACCTCTAGATATTGAAGAAAAAGTAAAATCTTTAAAAGAAATTAATAGCTGTGAAGTAGAAATCACTTTCGACCCTACTTGGTCGCAAGAAATGATGAGTGAAGAAGCTAAGTTAGAGTTAGGTATGCTTTAAGTTCAGTTAGCAGTTAGCAGTTAGCAGTTAGCAGTTAGCAGTTAGCAGTTAGCAGTTAGCAGTTAGCAGTTAGCAAAAATGAAAAATTTTGAAATGAATATTTAGAATATGGCAGAAGAAATTGTAAACAGAATTACAAATAGCAAATTAAAAACTTTTGATCTTGAAGAAATTTACCCTGAAGGAGAAAGAGTTTTATTTGACATCAAAGATTGGCTTTTTGAAGAAATTATCCTAAAAGAAAAAGATTTTAGAGATTCTGTAAAAAACCACGATTGGTCTCAATACAAAAACACTTTTGTAGCTATTAATTGCTCTGTAGATGCAATTATTCCTTCTTGGGCTTTTATGTTAGTTGCTGCCGAGTTAATTCCGTTTGCAAATAAAGTTGTTATTGGAAACTTAGAGTTATTAGAAACTGTTTTGTATCAAGAATTAATAGGTTTTTTAGATTTTAAAGACTTTGAAAATTCACCAGTAATAATAAAAGGTTGTGCAGAAAAGCCAATTCCAAATTCTGCTTTTGCTTTTTTAATTGAAAAAATACAGCCAATTGCCAAATCTATTATGTTTGGTGAAGCATGCTCTACCGTACCCTTATATAAGGCAAAAAAATAATTTTTATTTTTTTTATGCACATCTATTTTTGCACTTAGTAATTCATTATGAAAAAAATAGTAACACTTTGTTTACTGCTGCTCTCAATCACTTTTTTTTCTCAAGAAAAAAAGAAAGAAAAAAAAACTGCAAAAAAAGAAGTAAAAATTCCACGATGGAAAATTCATGGAAAATTCACATTTCTTTTTAATCAATCTTCATTTTCTAATTGGGCTTCTGGTGGAGAAAATACTGTTGCCGGTAACATTGATATTAATTACGATTTTAATTTCAAGAAAAAAAACTGGAACTGGGATAGTAGAATAAATACAGGTTATGGATTAAGCCATTTAAGTGAAAAAGGATATAGAAAAACAAATGACCGTTTTGAATTTAATTCTTTACTTGGTTTAAAATCTAAAAACTTTTGGTTTTTTTCTTTTTTTACAAACTTTAAAACTCAATATACAAGAGGTTTTGACTATAAGCAAACTCCAGAAATTTCTGTTTCAGACTTTTTTTCTCCAGCATATTTAAGTTTTGGACCAGGAATGTTATGGAAAAAATCTGATGATTTTAATTTTAACATTGCACCTGCTTCTGCAAGACTTACTTTTGTTAACGATTTTTTTTCCGGAAAATTTGGTGTAGATGAAGGTGAAAATATAGCTTATAGTTTAGGTTTTAGTTTATCTGGGTATTATAAATTTGGTTTAATGGAGAACGTAGAAATGGAAAACATTCTGTCTATGTATT is part of the Polaribacter sp. SA4-10 genome and harbors:
- a CDS encoding DUF59 domain-containing protein, translated to MTEIELEEIGDKIVNVLKTIYDPEIPVDIYELGLIYDVFVSEENTAKILMTLTSPNCPVAESLPLDIEEKVKSLKEINSCEVEITFDPTWSQEMMSEEAKLELGML
- a CDS encoding DUF2480 family protein; this translates as MAEEIVNRITNSKLKTFDLEEIYPEGERVLFDIKDWLFEEIILKEKDFRDSVKNHDWSQYKNTFVAINCSVDAIIPSWAFMLVAAELIPFANKVVIGNLELLETVLYQELIGFLDFKDFENSPVIIKGCAEKPIPNSAFAFLIEKIQPIAKSIMFGEACSTVPLYKAKK
- a CDS encoding DUF3078 domain-containing protein, with protein sequence MKKIVTLCLLLLSITFFSQEKKKEKKTAKKEVKIPRWKIHGKFTFLFNQSSFSNWASGGENTVAGNIDINYDFNFKKKNWNWDSRINTGYGLSHLSEKGYRKTNDRFEFNSLLGLKSKNFWFFSFFTNFKTQYTRGFDYKQTPEISVSDFFSPAYLSFGPGMLWKKSDDFNFNIAPASARLTFVNDFFSGKFGVDEGENIAYSLGFSLSGYYKFGLMENVEMENILSMYSDYLDNPENIDIEHQAKLGFKVNKHIKMHVTVHTIVDANASSKIQFREVFGLGLNYNFHEKVTY